The Hypanus sabinus isolate sHypSab1 chromosome 3, sHypSab1.hap1, whole genome shotgun sequence genome contains a region encoding:
- the LOC132390968 gene encoding dynein heavy chain domain-containing protein 1 translates to MPHRTETAAVGIGSGFERRLLEGRAADMSVRWQAPAASHGVGTSGVERLRDVCLSGLLRLSVPARARRETGDSQPLRRFLLQEWRCLQMRLCRSVCALSRALEELEGARVCSAGTRQLYEALEEGRVPCTWWPGARTRAPLPLPLPLWLRYVESTVRLLDEYLHGPVPAAYNLSAFCRPRAFLFSILQQRAREEQRALDTYCVRAQVLSIFLPPTSPPGNGVYITGLQLHGALWDNRLGLLQDTFSDKPCSMPMVLFTAEIATETSGSPSPHPQYECPVYLGVESEAVDLTDNNLITYLCLGSKMDPLVCAQRRVHIVSLL, encoded by the exons ATGCCGCACCGCACGGAGACGGCGGCGGTCGGGATCGGCAGCGGCTTCGAGCGGCGGCTGCTGGAGGGGCGCGCCGCCGACATGTCGGTCCGGTGGCAGGCGCCGGCGGCGAGCCACGGCGTGGGCACGAGCGGGGTCGAGCGTCTGCGAGACGTCTGCCTGTCTGGGCTCCTGAGGCTGAGCGTCCCGGCGCGGGCCCGACGGGAGACGGGGGACTCGCAGCCGCTCCGGCGCTTCCTGCTGCAGGAGTGGCGTTGCCTCCAGATGCGACTCTGTCGCAGCGTGTGCGCGCTGAGTCGCGCCCTGGAAGAGCTGGAGGGAGCGCGCGTCTGTAGCGCGGGCACCCGGCAGCTGTATGAGGCGCTGGAGGAGGGTCGCGTTCCCTGCACCTGGTGGCCAGGAGCGCGCACCCGTGCCCCGCTCCCGCTCCCGCTCCCGCTCTGGCTGCGGTACGTGGAGTCCACGGTCCGCCTGCTCGACGAGTACCTGCACGGCCCCGTGCCCGCCGCCTACAACCTGTCTGCCTTCTGCCGGCCGCGGGCCTTCCTCTTCTCAATCCTGCAGCAGCGCGCCCGCGAGGAACAGCGCGCCCTCGACACCTATTGTGTCCGCGCACAG GTGCTGAGcatcttcctccctcccaccagtcctccagggaaTGGCGTCTACATAACTGGGCTCCAGTTGCACGGAGCCCTGTGGGATAACAGGTTGGGTCTACTGCAAGACACGTTCTCTGACAAACCGTGCAGCATGCCAATGGTGTTGTTCACAGCTGAAATAGCAACAGAGACATCAGGCAGCCCTTCACCTCACCCACAGTATGAGTGCCCTGTTTACCTGGGAGTAGAAAGCGAGGCAGTGGACCTGACAGACAACAACCTCATCACTTACCTCTGCCTTGGATCGAAGATGGACCCCCTGGTGTGTGCCCAGAGGCGGGTTCACATTGTCAGCCTTCTCTGA